The genomic stretch AGATGCGCAATAATTTTTTCCTCGGCCATTTCTGATTGTGAAATTAAGGAATCGTCTTACCAGTTTGAAAAAGCTTTGTTGAAAATATCATCGGTGAGCTGGTCATTGATTTTCTGGATCAGCTGATCGGCCACCTGGTCAATGGATTGATTGGCATTGAAATCAGCAAAACGGGAAAAGCTCTGGGTAAAGCTTTTTTTGGGATTAAGATTGTCTTTGAATACCACATTTACCGTGATCGTAAGCCGGTCGGTAGCGCTTTGCTCCACATTGGTTACGCCGGAAGTGCTGATGGTATAGCCCGTGATAGCTCCGCTGATATCATAATCCACACTATTGGAATTCACCTGGGTAAGATGGGTCTGGTTCAGGATTTTATTTCGAAGCGCTTCGGTAAACTTCTGGGCAAGTGTGGGATTGACGATGGGCGCACGGTTTTCAAAAAAATGCACGTTAATGGTATGTGCATTGGGATCCACACTGGCGCCTGTAAAGCTATAGATGCCGCATCCGCAAAGTACGGCAGCTATGCACAAG from Thermoflavifilum aggregans encodes the following:
- a CDS encoding LptE family protein; the protein is MNKASLYAIGLCIAAVLCGCGIYSFTGASVDPNAHTINVHFFENRAPIVNPTLAQKFTEALRNKILNQTHLTQVNSNSVDYDISGAITGYTISTSGVTNVEQSATDRLTITVNVVFKDNLNPKKSFTQSFSRFADFNANQSIDQVADQLIQKINDQLTDDIFNKAFSNW